The region tatcgtcattttcttttcatgttacATATTGCAGCCATTATTAAAGTGAAGGTAAAATGTAAAGCTTTCCTTGAAATGTGCTGTCATATGTAAAAGTTCACTATAATCATCATTATTGAATGTTTTATCGCATCTGTTAAAAGCCCAAATAGGCTAATTTTTTAATTGACCTCCTGAACTGCTGACAGTGATGATAATGAAATGGGGCTCTCAGTCTACTCCCCCAGACATACCCTGGTGCCTCTCGGCCCCCCACCTCAAACCACTGACCTGGTACTGCAGGCCAGCTGTGAGCGGGGGCACCCTGCTCTGGCCAAGTTTGGGCAGCATCGTGGGCAGCGTAGCGAGCAGCATGAAGGGATTCTGGGTGTCTTGCTGCACAGGGCTCAAGTTCCCAGAAATCTTTTCATCATCTGCCAATCACACATGTATAGTCACATCCAAATACTGTGCATAAGAATGGACATTCTATAATGTATGTTAGGTCAAATGCatgtaaaataatcaaattcaGTTCTACTTGAGGTGCAGCATTCCCAGTGGCGTTGAACTAGCTCTTTCATCCAGCCAACCAGCTGGTGCCACACGTCATCAAACAGCAGGTCAAGAACAGCTTGGCGGCGACAGCGGTATGGCGAGATGGGGGGCATAGAGTGATGCCTCCGACCCGACTCTGAACAATCCTGCTCCCACTCGTCTTCCCTGACAGATTGACAGACAGTAAATCATTATAACCAAACAGAACAACACGTGGATGGAAGCTGAGGTTTAGATTTAGTATCTGGGAAAAGTACTGGGTAGCATGAAGAAAGTGAGTAACTCACAAGTCCCTGCTATCAAAAGCCAGGTATTCCTCCATCAGACCCTCCATTTCAATCACCTTCGGCTTGTAATGACTGCTTGAACCACTGGAGATGCCAGGAGGCCCATCCAACTCTGCTGAGGAGGACCTGATCAGTGCTGCTCTCCTTCCCTGTACATTCAACCTTTCCACCCAGACAAGAGAACACATAGTTAAGCACCTTAATAACAGAAACAAGCCCACACATTTTGTAtattctaaataaataataaataaactataatCCATCTGACAACTACAAAAAGCACACAAGGAAAATCCTGGCTCAAACAAAGCTCACACTAATACACTGCATAGTGGGTGCTAACAAAATGGCCTACAcatatgacttttctttttactccaACTTTGTCATCTCATTTTTGAGTAGTGAGGCAGTGGCAATGCCTTCTTACAACCAGTCTACCATGGCAGCCCTAGAAGCTACTTATCTCAGCTCGCCAACACGACTTTGTCCCACAAATTTAATTAACAAGCCAGAGAATCTAGGTCACAAAACCACAGTTGGCCAGGACTCCTTTATAATTGATGCACCAACACCAGTCATCTAGACAGCCAGTCAATAGTCACTCAAATTTCTTTAAGTAATAAAAGCAACATACAGACCATAGTTTCAAACAGAAACGTCTCTCTGGGTGGAATTTTCTTAATATCAATAGGTTACAGGAGATAAACTTGACCTAAACTGTTTCTAAGCAATGACGTTCCAATGACCAATTGATGCTTATATGTTTAACATCACCATACAGAATGATATTACTATCATAAAATGCATTCTGCCTTTGTATCTCCTTAGACAGAGGTTTCACATCACAAACAAATTATCTTTAAGACCTAGCATTAATCAGGCAGTACtataggtttaaaaaaaattaagggaaaTATACTTTGAATCTTATGTCAGCCAATGCAGTTAAGACTTACTCTGTGccacctctgtctttctcctggGACTTCACAATGCTCTCTTTGCCTGCTGATGGGCTGCTGGCAGAGCTGCCTTTCTCTGATGTACCGTACCACTGGAAGCCATCATCACTGGGATATACCAGCTGAGTTCCCAGGATCCTTAGTGACACATatacaatgaataaataagtaaaataattatgtttttgtgcaagagtggaatattttttttcaggttaGTCTCCACACTGAGCTTTAACCTTTGATCCCACCTTTGCCCTGTTAAACAAAAAGGTCAACTAAAGTTTGGTAGGAAACGGTGGATAAAATACCGAAGATGTGGGAAACGTGTGGCCCACTGCTGGCATTCATCCTGCAGCCCCTGGAGTATCCCGCCTCCGCTGCCTCTCCCCTCATACAGCTCTTTGTCAATCTCCTCAAACATTTGCTGCACCTGTCGTGACGCTGCCTTGTCGAACTCCTGtgggacagaaaaacagagagaaagaaacgcAGGAAGGAAAGCTAGTCATTCCTCTGTTCTCATACACCAGCTCTGTGAttgaaagctgctgctgttactggcAACACGCcaccattcttttttttttttttttttttttaaatctcacagCAAGCTTCAACATGCATAATAATTAGCTCCCACAGCCCCATGGGATGTGTGCAGCTGTTTGCGGTCAAGCTGGATTGTTCATATGCTATAACCAAAATAACTAAAGAGAGAGACGGCGAGAAAGAGGGGAGTTGGGAGTGAGTTAGTTTGTGTAACagaattctttttttctaaGAAGCAGCTTGAGGacaacaaactaaataaatcatTGAGTCCTGGAAAAGTTTTGTAGGACCAGCTGAGGCTAGAAAGCACAGCATAATAACAAACCAATACCCAGTGGAATCAGGCTTCGCATATACAAAGAAATAGCAGACAATCACGGAATCAACCATATGATACAGTGACTGGCTGTATGTTGTTCTATGGTTTACCACTGGCTTGTCAAAAGGTGACAACTGTTGGTAAGTAAATCAAAATCTGCCATTCAACCAAACATTAAGTATGTTTGTGGAGACTTTGCAACAGAATAACAAAGAGGATGGAAAAATTCTCGAGAACAAAACAATGTCAGACAGAGCAAGGCTAGCATCATTACTTCACATTAAGATTGTTTTCTCAGGAGTGGACTTACATCGTAGCCCCAGGAGAAAACAGAGCTCCTCTCTGTGGATATACCAGTGCCTGTGGAGCTGTGGATACCTGACCAGGACTGGTTGGAGTCTACTGAGATGACGGTGGGACAGTCAGAGTGGCCTGAGGCAGCAGACGTCTCTGAGCTACACCAACAGAATGAGAAAGTTGTGAGGTTCATGTACAGTTTGAAAAGTAATGTGTCAACATATTTCATGTTGGGGATACAGTTTCCAATCCCCCCACTTCCCACAACAAACTATCACACATACCCAGTGAATTTAACAAGTATATTCAAACAACTTTACTCTCTATGTCATAATATAAACCAGGTTTCTGTTATGAGGCTGAGGAAATCTTACTGGTGGTGGTTGCTGACATAATCGTGGGCAAGGTTTCAAAGTGGAAAATAAAGAGCAAATGTCAAAGTAATTGAATATTCTAACAGCCCGCctcattatttattcttttaattgcACATCTGAAGGAGGCAATGTGATATCAATTAATCTACTGCTTCTGGGTGTCTTGTTTCACATAGTGAGATCCTTGAGAATCAGTTGTCCACTCAAGATGGTGTaacattacaaaacacacaggaaagacTATGTGTATATACCAGTTGCAAGAAGTTTCATGCTGGCCTTACTCTGGTTTGCAAaggtttgtgtctctgcagaacAACCCAGGCCTGTCTGGCTGTAGAAAGACCAGGATTCAGTTACCTGTTGTGAGTTGAAATAGCTTCCTGGAGGTCATGGAGGTAGCGCTGTGGGGTTTGGTTATCGTCTGCTTCCTCTGGGAGAGGGTGGTGGTCAAGGCTGCTTCGAGATAACCCACGACTGCAcaagagacagataaaaaaaaaaaaaacattaataagaAATGTGAACGTGTAATCACAGTTTGGTGGAGGACACGAGTGATGTATTTAACATCAGTGATGGCCTTACTGTTGCAATAACAACACACTATCATATAAATATCAAGCATGATGCTTAGTTTCTTCTGACTGAAACAGCAGACTGTGAAAACAGAGTGAATGTCCAAATGATATTAaagatatgatgatgatgatgatgttctaTATACCTCTGgtcttttttcatctttattataATCCTTGTTGATGTATCAGTTCAATAGACCATATTGGTGGTTTTGCATGTCATAGCCTTTTTAATACAAATAATGTATACCTCACTTTACTGCTCACCATTTTCGAAAGCATGATATCATGAAAACAAGGAAAGGCTGTTCCTTCAAATAACAAAGAGAGTTGGTAATTTAAAAAACTAAAGTTGAATTGCTGAGATCATCATGCAGCCGgactaataaaaatattattttactctGACATTCAATAGTCTGGGTTTCTGCAGGGTTCACCAAgttaaattgaatatttttaaagaGGTGTTTAATAGCAGATTTGCAATTTAATACCAGTCACAGTGGCCAGTCATACTGGTCATGGTATGAAAGATATTAAGGAAAACCAGCAGGGTCAAAATGGCAACCAAGCGCAAGAATGTATTAACATTTTTGTCAGTATTCCCAAGCAGTATATAACAACAGTGTCTTATAATATCATTCATTAACCATTAAACACCACCTTGACctggataagcagcagaaactggatggatgaatggatagaTTCATTGAccaattataatataaaataactaATTAGTCAACAACAAACTAATTAAAATCTACACATAAATGTTATATAGGAGGTCATGTCAGAGGTCTGGGACAGTAGTGCTGGGAATTTTccagccttttttcttttttcatgttataACTAAGATTACTCACTATAATTCACtggaaaaatgatttaattgatatttgtaaataaaagacTATTGGAGGCCTTTGGGGGAAAACTGACTCACTTTCCCCAGTGTAGAATAACAGTATTCAGGCTGACAGCTACAAGAAAAGCTCGATGCTCAGCTGGTAGAGTAGGAAATCCAGTTCACTGGAGAGCCTTAATCTTTCATATTTGGTACTCACATCTCAAGTTTGTGCGATACAGGTCTTCTGTTGTATCGTGAAATCATCCTCCTTTGTCCTGGTTTTATAGGCTCAAGCCCTCGTCTGTCCTTCTTGCCTCCGCTTCCAGGACTCGCTGCGAACAGTTTGGAAGGAGGGCTGACATTTCCTCTAGTCGGCAGATAAATACACTTAGTGCAAGAAAGCTGGACA is a window of Seriola aureovittata isolate HTS-2021-v1 ecotype China chromosome 14, ASM2101889v1, whole genome shotgun sequence DNA encoding:
- the fam149b1 gene encoding protein FAM149B1 isoform X1; this translates as MISRYNRRPVSHKLEIRGLSRSSLDHHPLPEEADDNQTPQRYLHDLQEAISTHNSSETSAASGHSDCPTVISVDSNQSWSGIHSSTGTGISTERSSVFSWGYDEFDKAASRQVQQMFEEIDKELYEGRGSGGGILQGLQDECQQWATRFPHLRILGTQLVYPSDDGFQWYGTSEKGSSASSPSAGKESIVKSQEKDRGGTELNVQGRRAALIRSSSAELDGPPGISSGSSSHYKPKVIEMEGLMEEYLAFDSRDLEDEWEQDCSESGRRHHSMPPISPYRCRRQAVLDLLFDDVWHQLVGWMKELVQRHWECCTSNDEKISGNLSPVQQDTQNPFMLLATLPTMLPKLGQSRVPPLTAGLQYQNTKSRGSKHKSRRKSKKQKRPSTAGRVPVGAVATQHNLNDLIVIHSISLQQRNLVVLDRNQEPEERASHRPGSSVVPSSKPRPRRTLEQSSSSLLRPAQSARRRNPPPRTLLPLVPSLSQSSTAGSMDEVIRGTRLPTASDRLTSPLLPLSRNTLLPPISTGDPDSSHSGQQSKPAQRQKGPSNRAHSAINDEAGSSIPRDRHHLLDVFSRPNTTHTYRSDTPYRRSFTVLDNIGQGRPGRASVGTDSLGIGVTGVSLGISSSSFLDSFSHHPLGHSPIKDEDEPDPQAPVSAPLVPVSVHPRSYTRGGIASRASRPGL
- the fam149b1 gene encoding protein FAM149B1 isoform X2 encodes the protein MISRYNRRPVSHKLEIRGLSRSSLDHHPLPEEADDNQTPQRYLHDLQEAISTHNSSETSAASGHSDCPTVISVDSNQSWSGIHSSTGTGISTERSSVFSWGYDEFDKAASRQVQQMFEEIDKELYEGRGSGGGILQGLQDECQQWATRFPHLRILGTQLVYPSDDGFQWYGTSEKGSSASSPSAGKESIVKSQEKDRGGTELNVQGRRAALIRSSSAELDGPPGISSGSSSHYKPKVIEMEGLMEEYLAFDSRDLEDEWEQDCSESGRRHHSMPPISPYRCRRQAVLDLLFDDVWHQLVGWMKELVQRHWECCTSNDEKISGNLSPVQQDTQNPFMLLATLPTMLPKLGQSRVPPLTAGLQYQAGRVPVGAVATQHNLNDLIVIHSISLQQRNLVVLDRNQEPEERASHRPGSSVVPSSKPRPRRTLEQSSSSLLRPAQSARRRNPPPRTLLPLVPSLSQSSTAGSMDEVIRGTRLPTASDRLTSPLLPLSRNTLLPPISTGDPDSSHSGQQSKPAQRQKGPSNRAHSAINDEAGSSIPRDRHHLLDVFSRPNTTHTYRSDTPYRRSFTVLDNIGQGRPGRASVGTDSLGIGVTGVSLGISSSSFLDSFSHHPLGHSPIKDEDEPDPQAPVSAPLVPVSVHPRSYTRGGIASRASRPGL